The DNA sequence CATATTCCTCTCCGCTATAAAGAGTATAATCATCTAATTTTTTTAGCCATTCAATACCACATTCATTTTTTGCTAAAAGTCTTGATAAATCCTTACTCAATCCATCTGAAATATCCATTGCACAAGAAATAAAAGGGGCAATTTCGTAAAAAAAATCTGACCTTAATTTAGGTTTTATAAAGCGGTGGTTTAAATTTAATTTACCACCATTTTGCAGAATTTCAAGTCCCTTTAAACTTTCTCCTAGCTTTCCTGTATAAGCTAGTAAATGTCCTATTTTTAAGCCTTTTCTAAATACAGCTTTTTTTCTAATTTTAGAAATAATAGTAATGCTAATATCTATTTTATCATTATAAATTGTATCGCCACCTATGATTTGCATACCAAATTTTTTTGCTGTTTTTAAAAAACCTTTTTGCAAAGCTTTAATTTCTTCATGATTTAAATTTGGTAAAGCAAGTCCTAAAAGTGCGTATTTTGGTTCAGCATTCATCACAATAGCATCAGAGATATTAACAAGCATTGCCTTAGTAGCAATTTGTTCTAGTGTCAGCCATTCTCTTTTAAAATGTATATTTTCAAAAAATAAATCTTTGCTATAACACCATTGATTAATAATAGCACCATCATCGCCATTTTTTTCATTTAAAAAAGCTTGAATTATAAAATCTTCTTTATTCATAAAAAAATTTTATGAAATTTCTTTTTAAATTCTATTAAATTTTAATTTTTTTTTATATAATATTTATCCTAAAGATATCAAGGAAAAAATCATGAGAAA is a window from the Campylobacter sp. RM10537 genome containing:
- a CDS encoding thiamine-phosphate kinase, with the protein product MNKEDFIIQAFLNEKNGDDGAIINQWCYSKDLFFENIHFKREWLTLEQIATKAMLVNISDAIVMNAEPKYALLGLALPNLNHEEIKALQKGFLKTAKKFGMQIIGGDTIYNDKIDISITIISKIRKKAVFRKGLKIGHLLAYTGKLGESLKGLEILQNGGKLNLNHRFIKPKLRSDFFYEIAPFISCAMDISDGLSKDLSRLLAKNECGIEWLKKLDDYTLYSGEEYEILFAFDKTQYLNIEQIAKKHHVKLNIFAKAVKGKYEFSGREHHF